In a genomic window of Halobiforma lacisalsi AJ5:
- a CDS encoding MFS transporter: MKFPSLESNRVVLAVVASTFFVGFGGGVIFPILPNLGEYLGISAFMVGFILSANRFTRLVANAPAGALVDRIGTRTPFIAGLAIEGVATSMYVVALVAPLPEFWFIVARVLWGLGSALVFATAYTITADVSEADSRGTSMGIVRAGITFGFPAGLVLGGIVSDVWSNGAAFVLAASFAGLASVIAYLIVPETHVEGEQESVKPWDLEISVPAVTVGLVNFGLYFAYIGVLFSTLVLLLDARAVSIFGLDAQGSSGMLMAVTVLTGSVFTLGGGVLSDSVGARVPVLLGFLLTSFVGFVALSVGRSFEVLVLACVLIGAGQGGVGGPLTALLADLTPEDRVGRAMGTNNVLGDVGGGLGPLVSLPLVEAVSFEFVYGVSAALPLLAGVVLVGGIYAHTGRMNPSIGESAG, translated from the coding sequence GTGAAGTTCCCCTCCCTCGAGTCCAACCGGGTCGTGCTCGCGGTCGTCGCCAGCACCTTCTTCGTCGGATTCGGCGGCGGGGTCATCTTCCCGATCCTGCCGAACCTCGGCGAGTACCTGGGGATCTCCGCGTTCATGGTCGGCTTCATCCTGAGCGCGAACCGGTTCACCCGGCTGGTGGCGAACGCGCCGGCCGGCGCGCTGGTTGACCGGATCGGCACCCGCACGCCGTTTATCGCCGGGTTGGCGATCGAGGGGGTCGCGACCTCGATGTACGTCGTCGCGCTGGTTGCTCCGCTCCCGGAGTTCTGGTTCATCGTTGCACGGGTACTGTGGGGCCTGGGTAGTGCCCTCGTCTTCGCGACGGCCTACACCATCACGGCCGACGTCAGCGAGGCCGACTCGAGAGGGACGAGCATGGGCATCGTGCGGGCGGGGATCACGTTCGGCTTCCCTGCCGGCCTGGTGCTGGGCGGGATCGTCAGCGACGTCTGGAGCAACGGCGCGGCGTTCGTCCTCGCGGCCTCGTTCGCAGGGCTTGCGAGCGTCATCGCGTACCTGATCGTCCCCGAAACGCACGTCGAGGGAGAACAGGAGTCGGTCAAGCCCTGGGACCTCGAGATTTCGGTGCCGGCCGTCACCGTCGGCCTCGTGAACTTCGGGCTCTACTTCGCGTACATCGGCGTGCTGTTCTCGACGCTCGTGCTCCTGCTCGATGCGCGTGCCGTCTCGATCTTCGGCCTCGACGCGCAGGGGTCGTCGGGCATGCTGATGGCCGTAACGGTGCTCACCGGGTCGGTGTTTACGCTCGGTGGCGGCGTCCTGAGCGATTCGGTCGGCGCTCGCGTCCCCGTCCTGCTGGGCTTTCTGCTTACCTCGTTCGTCGGGTTCGTCGCGCTGTCGGTCGGTCGGAGTTTCGAGGTGCTGGTACTCGCCTGCGTGCTGATCGGTGCGGGGCAGGGCGGCGTCGGCGGCCCGCTGACGGCGTTGCTGGCCGATCTCACCCCCGAGGACAGGGTCGGTCGCGCGATGGGGACCAACAACGTCCTCGGCGACGTCGGGGGCGGACTCGGACCGCTCGTCTCGCTCCCGCTCGTCGAGGCCGTCAGTTTCGAGTTCGTTTACGGAGTCAGCGCCGCCCTGCCGCTGCTCGCGGGAGTCGTCCTCGTCGGCGGTATCTACGCCCATACGGGCCGGATGAACCCCTCGATCGGCGAGTCGGCCGGGTAA